The nucleotide sequence TGACAGATGGTAAAACCATCGACCTTGGGCAGCATTAAATCCAACATAATCAGATCCGGCTGGATCTGTAACGCCATTGCCTGTCCTTTAACACCGTCGCTCGCCTGATTTACATCATAGCCAGCCATTTCCAGGTTTACGGCTACCAGCTCTGAGATTGAAGGGTCATCGTCTATGACGAGTATCCGGGGCATCATCCAAATGGCTAAGATTTACAGGGGTGGTTTGTGAAAACCATCAAAAGCAAGGTTCTTCTACAGATTATAAACACGAAGTCTTAACCTTTAATAAAGAAGATGTAGCTTGCTAAAGAAAATAAAGGGAAAAGCAACATGTCTTTATTAAATTTTATCAAAACAAGTGCCTTTTGGGAGCAAGATGAGCATGGTCAGAGCACAAAGGGGTGCATATACCAGGATCCTGTTCACCCATCCAGAACACCAACCCCCGGTTCCCTGTCCCTCCCCTGCTACGAAAGCCTCAATAAGCAAAAAAAGGGTACGTGACTGTACCCCTGGAGACATCCTTGAATTGAATGGGTAATGGGTCAAATTAGAAACGGTAGCCAAGCCCTGCCTGAAAACTCAGTGCGCTTGCCGGACTGTTTTTATATGCCCGGATGCCAAACTTGGCATCGCCATAAACAACGATGTGGTCGCCTAATCCAGACTCAGCCCCTGCCATTACCACAGCCGCATCCCGATTTCCCAGCGGAGTGGGTTGCCCATCCTTTTGCACAAAGGAGTAACCACCTCCAATATAGAAATTGGTGTTATTTGCCACCGGCACATCATAGGTTAGCATGGGCATGACGGCGCTGTTTCGGTTGGTAAATAATACAGCCCCCCGAACAGAGATAGGAGCATTTGGAATAGCAACGCGCCCCTGGATATTCCCCCCAAAGGTGGCAGCATCACCCTGTTGCCCTCCATTGGTTACACCCGCCGCAACCCCGGCTCCTACATAGCTGCCATCAAAGGGAATTGGTCTGGCCGAAGCAACTCCGCTGGACAGAAATACAGGCACGATGCAGAGTGCTGTCAGCGCAGCAATTCTGGTTGGAAAGAGTTCCAGGATT is from Leptothermofonsia sichuanensis E412 and encodes:
- a CDS encoding outer membrane beta-barrel protein; the encoded protein is MQRSPNVSTTILELFPTRIAALTALCIVPVFLSSGVASARPIPFDGSYVGAGVAAGVTNGGQQGDAATFGGNIQGRVAIPNAPISVRGAVLFTNRNSAVMPMLTYDVPVANNTNFYIGGGYSFVQKDGQPTPLGNRDAAVVMAGAESGLGDHIVVYGDAKFGIRAYKNSPASALSFQAGLGYRF